The nucleotide window atcaagaatagaatttaaaattctccttctaacatataaagcccttaataatcaagatCCATCAAGTATCTCTTCATCTGAGAGTTTATTAACCAAATCTTCCAAAACCTGACAGACAAAAACAGCGATTGGTGTCCCAGAAACGCATGCTCAGATAAAAGGTGTGTTGATAGATACATACATGGGAGGACTgaacaatttatttataaatattttgtctatcCAATGAGGGCAAACAGGTTAATATAGCAGGAATAGGTCTCTGAGAGTACACAAAAACAATATACTATGAACATAGTAtatcatccaaactgcaaagcaataaaacctcttctgtttgttgttttgtatcgtccaccaggcccttacactcagtttttagatgagttgtcagatttcttatctgatttggggttaaatactgataaggctattatagtgggtgattttaacatccatgttgacacagaatgtgataaccttagtgtagcctttaaaactatcctagattcaattggttttgctcaaaatgtgcataaaccgacgcactcttggctccatactttagaccttgtgctgacatatggcattgattgtgaagaattaacaatatttcctcacaaccctgtcctatctgatcattttttaataacatttgagtttaatctaactgagttctccacccccaaaagagggttccattatagtagatctttatcggataatgctgtatcaaaacttaaagagtctgtcccctttttaatgtcctccgtattgcagaaatgccctgtagatggcagcaatgttgtttcttccaattcacaaatagatgtctttgtaaacggtatgacttcgtcattgcgttgtgcattagacaatgtagctcccttgaaaaagaaggtgattattcacaggaagctggctccttggtttaattcagagctgcgttccttgaagcacaatgttaggaaattggagagaaaatggcgctctacacaccaagaggaatcctacttaatctggaagaacagtctattgttgtataacaagacccttcacagagttagagcagcatatttttcatcattaattgaggagaataagaataatcctagatttctcttcagtacagttgccaaacttacccagagccacagctctgttgatccatccattcccttagctcttagcagtaatgattttattggattcttcataaataaaattgattccattaaaaataaaataattggcatcctcccaaacatgattacctcatcctcagtaagtgaggcagcattggaggaatccttagaacctgcgcagtgtctgaactgtttaaaagcagtagagctttttgagctatctaaaattttagcttcatctaaaccttctacctgtatgttagacccaatcccaaccaagttgtttaaggaggtattccctctgatcagtggtcctattttagacatgattaatctatccttggtaaatggatatgtaccacaggcttttaaagtagctgttattaaacctttacttaagaaaccatctcttgatcaagatgagttagtaaattacagacctatatctaatcttcttttcttatctaaaattcttgagaaagtagttgctaatcaactatgtgaacatttacaaagtaatgacctacttgaggagtttcagtcaggcttcagagctcatcatagcactgaaacagctctggtgaaggtcaccaatgatattctcatggcctcagataatggacttgtgtctatacttgtcctgttagatctcagtgctgcatttgatacagttgatcacaatattctcctacaaagacttgagcatactgtagggattaagggaaaagcattaggctggtttaaatcttatctgtcggacagattccagtttgttcatgttaataataaatcttcttcaaactctagggtcacttgtggagtaccacagggttcagtccttggaccaattctatttactatatatatgcttccgattggcaaaattatcagacagcatgggattaatttccactgttatgctgatgacactcagctatatttatccataaatcctgatgaatccaatcagttacttcgactgcagtcatgtcttgatgacatcaaaagctggatgactttaaatttcctgcatttaaattctgacaagacagaagttgtaatctttgggccagagtcttcaaaaaataaagttcttaatcaatcccttaatctggatggcattaacttggcctctggtaataaagttaaaaatcttggtgttgttttcgaccaagacatgtcatttaaatcccatattaaacaggtttccagagtttccttttttcacctccggaatatcgccaaaattagaaacattctgtccaggagtgatgctgaaaaactagtccatgcatttgttacttcaaggctggactattgtaattctttactatcaggaagtccacaaaatgcagttcgaagtcttcagctgattcaaaatgctgcggcaagagttctgatgaaaatcaacaagagggatcatatgtctccaattttagcttcccttcattggcttcctgttaaatcaagaatagaatttaaaattctccttctaacgtataaagcccttaataatcaagctccatcatatatcagagctctgattaccccgtatgttcctaacagagcacttcgctctcagactgcaggtctgctggtggttcctagagtctctaaaagtagaatgggaggcagatcctttagctatcaggctcctctcctgtggaaccaactcccagttttggtccgtgaggcagacaccctatctatttttaagactaatgttaaaactttcctttttgacaaagcttatagttagagtggctcataccctgagctatctctatagttgtgctgtgataggcctaggctgctggaggacatcagggtctaattttctcactctactgatttctactgttcttcagtctactgttctccagttttgcattgtattacattgaaatgactgtcgtcattttagcttttaactttttgctctctctctttttcttcatagtaggtacacctggtctggcgttctgttaactgtgacatcatccagagaagacggctcacccgctactaccatctaatgtagaacagattactagatcaatttgtgcttctgtgcttttttgtttctcttgttgtgtctctgttctgtcttctgtaaccccagtcggtcgaggcagatgaccgttcatactgagcccggttctgccggaggtttttccttcccgttaatgggtggtttttcttcccactgtcgcttcatgcttgctcagtatgagggattgcagcaaagccatgtacaatgcagatgactctccctgtggctctacggttccccaggagtgaatgctgcttgtcgggactttgatgcaatcaactggtttccttatataggacatttttgaccaatctgtataatctgacccaatctgtataatatgattgaacttgactttgtaaagtgccttgagatgacatgtttcatgatttggcgctatataaataaaattgaattgaattgaattgaattgaacattagTTGGAATGATTCAATTAAATATAGGTATAATATGCTGCAACAATAGTTATCATTGTAATGAAACCGATATCTAGAGGACCTATTCATTTTTTTAGGTATAaggtttttttgtcaaaatgtaagacaaagaagacaaaaataatttcaagaccaattttaataaaacttcAGTGAGTTTTGTTCTGCATTTTGAATTCAAAAGTTCATTATGATTTAAGAATTCTAATCAATTAAAATCAATGCAATATACAGTTTAATCCAGACagacaaaatgtttgaaatgtgaGCAGTAGCTTAGTCTCATTCTAAAAGTAACAGTTGGGTTACAGTTGGTGTTACTAAAAACACAGCTGATCATAAAAAACGagtttcacaaataaatgaAGATTTTATCTGTTCTCTATAATTTCTTTGTTGAGGTGTTTTGGTATATATGAGGGGTTCTGGGTTTAGCTGTGCAGTCCTGAGCTAGTCTCACCACAGTTTCTGTGGGCTCTGGTGATCATAGATATCTGTTGAACTGTGTCGTGTTGAAACATGAGCTAAACTGTTTACATCATCTACAAGAAGCATCAGCTCCAGTGCAAGAGACAAAACATCTAAGAACACCAGCTTCAGTGTGAGTCGGTCAAGATTTGTTTCTTACTCTGATGGAGAAATGTTTGATAAAGCTGACCCTCAGGTCTTTACTGACCAGTCCATATATAATGGGGTTAATGATAGGGGGGATGATAAAGATAAGGATGCTGAAAAACTTCTTTATATTTTGGGAAAGAGAGGGAAACCTATAACTCACAATCACAATCAATGAAGCGATTTGAAATAGCACATACACAACAATGTGTGGTGCACAGGTCTGAAAGGCTTTGCTACGGATGCTGCTGTCCGTTCTTCCTTGTCTTAACGAGGCACTTAAAATTCTGATGTAGGAAAAAGCGATGAGAATGAAGGTCAACGAACTTAAAGACCATGTCATAGCTAGACCTGAAAgacaaaaagtcaaaataagAGATTACATGTGCTGCATATTGAAcacaatgtttctttttttgtttaaataagggATATCCTGACCATAAATGTTGCTGACAGGAGTGGGAATGCAGGCCAGGTTTAGGATGCCCCGGTTGCTGCAATATATTTGTTGGATTGTGCGGCTACACAACGGGACGTTCATGTGGAAGGAGAAGAGCACAGCGATGAGCAGCAGGGCCACCATCCAGGCCAGAGCGCAGCAGCTGTGCAGCCGGGCTGAAGTCATGATGGAGTGATACCTGAGAGGTTCACACACCGCGATGTACCTGCAGGGAGAGTATGTTGTCAAAGCAATAAACCCATCAAAGCTACATTCAAAGACATAATCTCTTTAAATTGGTCATTCATTACTGTTATAattaattatacatttttcattttaaatctgtAAAATTTCCTTATGGCGGGTAAAATttcttgtctctgtgttttcctgTTAGATAAGGTGTTTATATGCAAGGACTGATTCTTTGTTGTGCATATTATAAGAGGTTGAAATAATACCGTCAATGCTGAATTCATACTCTTACAGACTTCATTACCTGTCATAGGCCATCACACTTAAAATAGTCAGCATTGCTGCACCATATGTGTGAGCACAGAAGGCTTGGGCGATGGCTGAAATGTAGGTAATCTTCTTTATTCCCATCAACAAATCCATCATGAGACGAGGAAGCACCATTGTGGCGCCCAGCAGATCACAGACCACCAGGTGACAGATCATTATAAACATGGGTCTGTACAGGTTCTTGTCTATCATAATAACAGAGATCACCACACCGTTCCCCAGTAGCACCACTACGTAGGCGAGCAAAgccaagaaaaacaagaaaggtCCGTTGCCTGGTTGTACATCAAAGCCCTGGAGTTCGAAAACAATCGGCTGCTTGAGAGGAGTCACCATGGTTTTGTTCTCCATCCAAAGCAGCACAGCtctgtaaataaatacaataataaacCTTCAGATGTTAGAAATGCTGcaaaagtttaaaatatttatatgcTATCATCTCAAAGTGAAATTCTGCAAGGATTTATTTAAGACAAACATGTAACGGCTATTTTCAcattgattaaaatatattaccTCCAAATCATGCAGGTGACAATCAGATGGAGACTGCatcaaaaatacaaaactgaataaaaatgatctCAAGCAGAGTTTGTCTGATTGTATCTAATAATCACTGCTCTATTTGTGTTGGGTAGGGCATCAACTCACTCTGATGAGAGCACTGACGTTGCTCTGAGTTGTTGATGGAAACATGCACCCCTTTAAAGGATTTCTATTTGTCTTTAACTCCATCCCAAACTTAGAGGTACCATGGAAACACCACTTCCACCTGAAGTACCTGTCAGGGGTATCTGGGCTAAGGTTTGCAATGCAAATGCAAAACACAGGAGACCTTCAGACGGTAAGCTGAAGAGTCTTCTAATGAAAATTTCCAAAgaaacaaagtttaaacagagcaataaagaaaaacaataatttgaaaaagtacacagaacagaacagagataGAGCTGCTAGAGAACAGCAACACCCATGAATAATTCAGTGATGACATGATCCACAAAATACATGTAGATCAGAGAAGCATACTCTCTTGACCCCCTGAGCAATTCATCGAGATTAATGATCCACTCTTCCTCCCCTTTCTTCAAAATTGGAACTACCACCTTAGCCTGACACTGCAGCAGTGCTGTCCTGGTCTTCCAGTGTTTAGTCCTGTCTCTCTCGTAGACATAGCTATTGGTTGATCTTTTACTGTTACGTTCCCTAGGTATTAGgcttttgtgtatttattcttCATGCCCTGGGATTGTACAgtcttcagtttttttcccttttttatgttatttagcTTGTAGAGTCTATTTATTCCTTCTTGTATCTTGTTCCTGTTCAATTTCTGTTTACTCGGTCTGTTATATCATTACACATGTGTTTTCATTATCACCTGATCTACTCCACTGGTTCTTCATTCCTTAATTCTCCCTCACTTCcagtttttaaacagtttggtTTCATGTTCACATCAGTGAACATGAAACCAAACTAACCAAACTGTCTACTGTTGACCTCCTCCTGTTGTTTCCTTGTCTCTGCTCCATGCCTTGCCTCCCTGATGTCAGTTGCTGTAAGAttgttaattttaattaaatatcgCCTCAACCTCTAGGATAGTCTGCATTTGGGTTCTTTATCTACAATCCTGACAGAAGACACAGGCCAAAGGATGGATCCAGCAGAGTGTTTTTTCCAATGTCAACTTCTTAAGCTGAAGGAAACAGTGGACATTTAGGAACACAAATGGAGGAGTTGAGTGCTGAACATTGGCAAGTGTGGTTTGGAACCATCGAGCTCAAGGATCAGCCATCAAAAGTGGCAAAAATCTGCTCCGATCACTTTTATTCGCGAAACTATTCTGTTCATATTTAGTTCATTTCTGCTTATTTACCTTAGCTACACTATGCCAAAACTCCACATGGTAAACACTCGCTCTGTCTGCGCAACGGCGAAATCTTGCCCGGTCAATTTCCCTACCCTCTATAACTCCGACAGGTAAGTTTCAGTCTGCGTCTTGCCTGCCTCAAGACAACACCGCCGCCAAAGAATCTCTGGCTAGGGGTTGGTGTTTTACCTGATCTTCAACGTTGATGGGACGGTAAAGCTGCGTTTGGCTCAGCTCATCTACTATGTCAAGACAGTGGCAAGACAGGGTAAATACTTCTTGCTGTGCTAAACtattttactccatcatgatacactgaaatcgggaACATTTCCAGGGCCAGCTTTTGCTgtggacaggtcatccaaaacggggactgtccccaGAAATCAGGAACGTCTGGTCATCCTATCTAAAATGTCATAGGTGATCTTATCGTTATCGCAAGCAAACATCTAAGGCAGAAGTGGCCACAAAGTCCCCAACGCTGTGCCATAActataacaacaacaattaaCTGATGGAAAATGGATTTAGGTTCATCAGTTACATCACACTTCAAAATCGAACCATAGTGCTTTAAGACGTGCAATACTTCGTCATCGGCATGGGTGTCGCAATAATTATATGTGAAGGAGACGTGTCCCCTCCATTTTTGAAAGCTATCCGATTGGAACCCctcacatttacaaaaataGGATTGTTCCTTTTGCTTTCCAAAATAATCCATTCCACTTGATTGATTGAATACGTATGTCCTTCTAAAACTCCACTCAGTGTTTTCCCGGTTACCAACAACATCTCACTGCACAGCTGGTTTCtccataaataaactgaatggcAGCTGAAAACTGGGCAAGGCAATGTAAGTCCCACTGACATCTCACTGTctagcttttgcttttttttttattacttttttacatGGCTTTAAAATGAGCCGCTGGTTATGTTAAATGattgctaaactaaataaagAAACTGATAGAATTATATttactattttctgcatattttaCATTATCTACTATGTCCATAGCATTTATCACGTATATACTCTTTACTAccaagaagttttaaggttttagttaTTCAGAAAGTTATTCTGAAACTGTTATGAACTGtgttcagccatctggagtgcttacGCATAGCTGTACTTTGTGgactgcttggttttatctcgaaggtcacagagttgttttgcttatccctacctcTTAGCTTGACAATGTAACCAGGGATTCCTTTGGATAATAAAAAGAGAGGAGGTGACGGAGTATGCTTCAGAGCGAGTAggagatctgtattaagcatctccgttcgttctccttgcaagattgAAAACTAACTTTCCTGTTGTCTCTCCTCCTTGTGATTGTTTAATGAATGtcttaggtgtttgaacctgacccTACACAGATACAATTTTACATGAAAGGATTCCCAACAAAGAAGCGAAATGTAAGTCAAAATTTCCAAACAGGACAGTTGTTTCACCCCAATGCAATGTTTATGCAGTTACGTCATAACATGTAACGCCGtaaccaagtggctggtatagtgtacagaaacatctcttcagaataccaactggagaccctCAGGTCAACATGGGAGTCATCTCCCAGGGTGGTCGAGAAAGACAGAGCaaagatcctgtgggacttccaggagagcccaacagattttatttttttattaatacatgcaagaagctttttTAGAATTTATGCATGGAATATTTCATATTATTGGatactgaaacaagaaggtagaagagaaaaagtgaaagagaacgAGGAAAGAGAAGGGAgagagtctgcttcttcacctgcacagaagaatataaaaaaacagcaaaaacagccgataaagtattacaggtacaaacaagtAACACCTCAATACCATTTGATATGACATATATAACGTGACAGTTggagataataataggggttttctgtattgaagtgaatctgtaagtacctggatcgAAAGACCTGTACacgtttgtgagagtgtgcatgtgtatgtaaggtttatccatctgaaaaatgctcagtaaaggttgtgaagagccaaagacctcCCAGAGCAACAACGCAGAtgccaggggaaccaaaaccccagatgcccgaagGGAGCTTCAGAGCAAAGAtccccaagaggggccaacacaggaaatctgcatcCCCCACCCATGGAAAAGAAGAGAAAGCCCCCAGGAAACCCCTTACAGCCAAAATGCCGGAGCCCCTGGGAGCCGCGGGGACAAACTCGTGGGCTCCACCAGCAGCCAGCTACGccagagcagatccagccatgggcgGTCCAGCACAACCCGATCTACGTGGACCAGACGACCCACgggctcacccacctggagatggggccaacatgaaccggACGGACCAACCAACCagatccccccccccataaTCCGGGGGAGAGCAGACGTGCCAGCTCCAGTCCCAGCCAATCACCCAGACCCAACGTCCACTGTCTGCCAAGATCCCGAACCAGGTGGCCCGCTcttcctccaggccccagactctgGGTGGCAATCAGAGAACAGGGGTGTGAAATAGACCCGGAGCCCGCCTccacctgctcaaatgttgtgttgttgcatgttgttctcaatcGGGTTTAAAACTGGGCGTGCCAAAAAAAGGGTTGCCCCGCAcagtcccccctccccccatgcAACCTACCCAGAATCTTCAACGTCTAAATGTGAGTGGGGGTACAGAAAGCCACCAGGGATGAGGCCTGCATAATAAGCCGCCCCCCAGACGTcttaccccccccctccccccaaatgCCCTAATTAATGCCCTGCATATATATGTGttgtgagaatgttataaatgaaTGTTTCTAAGATGAATAATAAAATTAGGGTCCTTTTCATTCCTTGGGCCCATCTTCCTGATATTCCTGGAGCTTGGATGTTTTATCTTCAATGATGGCTCTGAtggtaccctgcctctcgcccattgacagctggagataggcaccagcaccccgtgtaaccccagcagggataagggTGTCGgaaaagggatggatggatagatgatggcTCTGATGCAGATGTGTGGGCCGACCTTTCTGTCAACCAGCAGCTGGTGCTTGGCTATTCTGTTTTTTCTACCCATGCCTTTCTGGGCCACTGTCCTGTGTTAGTCCATCAGCCCACTTAGCCACTATGATGCCTGAGAGGAGCTTCCATGTCGTGTAGAGATACGTTATTGGCCGGTAGTTGGTAGGGCCCACCAGCTTCTGGGGTCTTTCATTATCAGGACTGTTCTGCCCTCCGTCAGACATTTAGGGTTCCTTTCGTCAGCAGTTGGGTAATTTGTGCTGCTAGGCGTTCATAGAGAGAAGTCAGCTTCTTCAGCCAGTAGGCGTGGATTATATCCATGCCTGGTGCTGTCCAGTTCTTCATACCTGAGAGTCCTTGTTGGATGTCTGCCATTTTGGTGTTCACTGGATTTTGTTCAGGGAGATTATTGTGGTTTGGTCTAAGATCCATTAGCCACTGTGCATGATTGACATGTGATGCTTCTTTCTCCCAGATCCCAAATCAAtcgatagacagacagacagacagacagacagacagacagacagacagacaaaccaTCTTCTGTGGACCCATCTACTCTGTCTCTTTTATGCATTCTAAATTATGTACTTTTtcaaattattgtttttctttattgctCTGTTTGAACTTTGTTTCTTTGGAAATTTTCATTAGAAGACTCTTCAGCTTACCGTCTGAAGGTCTCCTGTGTTTTGCATTTGCATTGCAAACCTTAGCCCAGATACCCCTGACAGGTACTTCAGGTGGAAGTGGTGTTTCCATGGTACCTCTAAGTTTGGGATGGAGTTAAAGACAAATAGAAATCCTTTAAAGGGGTGCATGTTTCCATCAACAACTCAGAGCAACGTCAGTGCTCTCATCAGAGTGAGTTGATGCCCTACCCAACACAAATAGAGCAGTGATTATTAGATACAATCAGACAAACTCTGCTTGagatcatttttattcagttttgtatttttgatGCAGTCTCCATCTGATTGTCACCTGCATGATTTGGAggtaatatattttaatcaatgTGAAAATAGCCGTTACATGTTTGTCTTAAATAAATCCTTGCAGAATTTCACTTTGAGATGATAgcatataaatattttaaacttttgCAGCATTTCTAACATCTGAAGgtttattattgtatttatttacagaGCTGTGCTGCTTTGGATGGAGAACAAAACCATGGTGTCTCCTCTCAAGCAGCCGATTGTTTTCGAACTCCAGGGCTTTGATGTACAACCAGGCAACGGacctttcttgtttttcttggcTTTGCTCGCCTACGTAGTGGTGCTACTGGGGAACGGTGTGGTGATCTCTGTTATTATGATAGACAAGAACCTGTACAGACCCATGTTTATAAT belongs to Fundulus heteroclitus isolate FHET01 chromosome 11, MU-UCD_Fhet_4.1, whole genome shotgun sequence and includes:
- the LOC105921141 gene encoding uncharacterized protein LOC105921141 — protein: MIWRAVLLWMENKTMVTPLKQPIVFELQGFDVQPGNGPFLFFLALLAYVVVLLGNGVVISVIMIDKNLYRPMFIMICHLVVCDLLGATMVLPRLMMDLLMGIKKITYISAIAQAFCAHTYGAAMLTILSVMAYDRYIAVCEPLRYHSIMTSARLHSCCALAWMVALLLIAVLFSFHMNVPLCSRTIQQIYCSNRGILNLACIPTPVSNIYGLAMTWSLSSLTFILIAFSYIRILSASLRQGRTDSSIRSKAFQTCAPHIVVYVLFQIASLIVIVSYRFPSLSQNIKKFFSILIFIIPPIINPIIYGLVSKDLRVSFIKHFSIRVRNKSLMENYTYNSPTLQLEGLKVKDDSVHLVFFLFLFSYIIFMVMNLGILTIICIEKSLHQPMYVLFCNLTISDIIGSTHILPRLLSDMLLPPSERLISYYECVIQAFTTHMFGTSSHTVLMVMAFDRYVAICQPLYYSTIMTSRMIVKLIVFSWVVPFVLVVILLGLTVRLNRCRTLITNPFCDNASLFKLSCESVVINNIFGLSFTVLLFVSSIGCMVLTYGKITAVCLATKNKTLNSKAMKTCSTHLVVYLIMSLSGYTIVVLHRFPQYSDYRKLSAILFVIVPGSLNPIIYGLQSKEIRSFLYKLFLPQKCLPSCGTKSLVKPWKDF